A single genomic interval of Flavobacterium sp. N2820 harbors:
- a CDS encoding ATP-dependent Clp protease adaptor ClpS has product MSTIEKLQEKFLVEEAIGYNNEIVLHNDDINTFDHVIDTLVRVCNHDDLQAEQCALLVHYKGKCTVKTGALDELKPQCSALLDAGLSAEII; this is encoded by the coding sequence ATGAGCACGATAGAAAAATTACAGGAAAAATTTTTAGTAGAAGAAGCCATAGGTTACAATAACGAAATTGTGTTACATAATGATGATATAAATACTTTCGATCACGTTATTGATACACTTGTAAGAGTTTGTAATCATGATGATTTACAAGCTGAACAATGTGCCCTATTAGTGCATTACAAAGGAAAATGTACTGTAAAAACGGGCGCATTAGACGAATTAAAACCCCAATGCTCAGCACTTTTAGATGCTGGATTAAGCGCAGAAATTATATAA
- the prmA gene encoding 50S ribosomal protein L11 methyltransferase — protein sequence MSNIYIGYHFTIEPIELGSEILIAELGEKAFESFIETETGISAYVQKDLWSETILEDIQILDNPEFKINYTFEEIEQVNWNEEWEKNFEAIEVDGKCHVRAPFHEKTNAEYDIVIEPKMSFGTGHHETTHMMIQHILETDFTNKKTLDMGCGTAILAILAEMKGAQPIDAIDIDNWCYLNSIENAERNNCNHISVYEGDASLLVDKKYDIIIANINRNILLNDMQHYVNCLNENGILFLSGFYTEDIPVISESCIAKGLTYEKQFEKNNWVALRFKKQ from the coding sequence ATGTCAAATATATACATTGGATATCACTTTACAATAGAACCTATTGAATTAGGTAGCGAAATTTTAATTGCTGAATTAGGAGAAAAAGCTTTTGAAAGCTTTATTGAAACCGAAACAGGAATTTCTGCCTATGTTCAAAAAGATTTGTGGAGCGAAACTATTTTAGAAGATATTCAGATCTTAGATAATCCAGAATTTAAAATCAATTATACTTTTGAGGAAATTGAGCAAGTAAATTGGAATGAAGAATGGGAAAAAAACTTTGAAGCAATCGAAGTAGACGGAAAATGTCATGTAAGAGCTCCTTTTCACGAAAAAACTAATGCCGAATATGATATTGTAATTGAACCAAAAATGAGTTTTGGAACAGGTCATCATGAAACCACTCACATGATGATTCAACACATACTTGAAACAGACTTTACAAATAAAAAAACCTTAGACATGGGTTGCGGAACAGCCATTTTAGCCATTTTAGCTGAAATGAAAGGTGCTCAACCAATCGATGCTATTGATATTGACAATTGGTGCTATCTAAACTCCATTGAAAATGCAGAACGCAATAATTGCAACCATATTTCAGTTTACGAAGGTGATGCCTCTTTATTAGTTGATAAAAAATACGACATAATTATTGCAAACATCAACCGTAATATTCTTTTAAACGACATGCAACATTATGTAAATTGTTTAAATGAAAACGGAATTTTATTTTTAAGTGGTTTTTATACCGAAGATATTCCCGTAATTTCTGAAAGTTGTATTGCTAAAGGGCTTACTTATGAAAAACAATTTGAAAAAAATAATTGGGTAGCATTACGATTTAAGAAGCAATAA
- a CDS encoding OprO/OprP family phosphate-selective porin, producing the protein MKKLVTFLLLVTTAITVAQDIKVTTKDNDLKLAALPYYSYGKGLGITSPDSLFQLNIRFRMQNRVTFIQNEDEDAAYSGEIRRLRLRFDGYVGNPHFLYVIQLSFAPGDVGEIQDGENINIIRDAAVFYRPNKHWSFLFGQTKLPGNRQRVNSSGALQLTDRSINNARFTIDRDFGFQAYYLNENKDKFSYNVKTAVSTGEGRNWTKSADDGVALTGKLELMPFGSFKNDGTNFEGDVAREKTPKLLLSGAFHQNNLARRTQGQLGGDLFEQKTMKSVLLDAMLKYNGWSLMSSYMSRSAKDPIAFNPDDITEFNYVPVGSGMDYQLSYVFPTNYEIIGRFSTQKMHEDIQALTPDSKQYSLGITKYLWEHAFKLQGEVTLSDLDYFDGTNKQNWYVRLQLEIGI; encoded by the coding sequence ATGAAAAAATTAGTAACTTTTTTATTGCTTGTAACTACTGCAATTACAGTAGCTCAAGACATAAAAGTAACCACAAAAGACAACGATTTAAAGTTGGCTGCCCTTCCATATTATAGTTATGGAAAAGGATTAGGAATAACATCGCCAGATAGTTTATTTCAATTAAATATTCGTTTTAGAATGCAAAATCGTGTTACATTTATTCAAAATGAGGATGAAGATGCTGCTTATTCAGGAGAAATTAGACGTTTACGTTTGCGTTTTGATGGATATGTAGGTAATCCACACTTTTTATATGTAATTCAATTGTCGTTTGCACCAGGTGATGTGGGTGAAATTCAAGATGGAGAAAATATAAATATTATCAGAGATGCTGCGGTTTTTTATCGACCAAATAAACATTGGAGTTTTCTTTTTGGACAAACCAAATTGCCAGGAAATCGTCAGCGTGTGAATTCATCAGGAGCATTACAATTAACAGATAGAAGTATTAATAATGCTCGTTTCACCATTGATAGAGATTTTGGTTTTCAAGCGTATTATCTGAATGAAAATAAAGATAAATTTTCATACAATGTAAAAACGGCTGTTTCAACAGGAGAAGGAAGAAACTGGACAAAATCAGCCGACGACGGAGTAGCTTTAACTGGAAAATTAGAGTTGATGCCTTTCGGTTCATTTAAAAATGATGGAACTAATTTTGAAGGAGATGTCGCAAGAGAAAAAACACCAAAATTATTATTATCAGGTGCTTTTCATCAAAATAATTTGGCAAGAAGAACGCAAGGCCAGCTTGGAGGAGACTTGTTTGAACAAAAAACAATGAAATCAGTTTTATTAGATGCCATGTTAAAATATAACGGTTGGAGTTTAATGTCGTCTTACATGTCACGTTCAGCAAAAGATCCAATTGCTTTTAATCCAGATGATATTACGGAGTTTAATTATGTTCCAGTTGGAAGTGGAATGGATTATCAATTGAGTTATGTGTTTCCAACAAATTATGAAATTATTGGTCGTTTTTCTACTCAAAAAATGCACGAAGATATTCAGGCTTTGACTCCTGATTCGAAACAATATTCGTTAGGTATTACTAAATATTTATGGGAGCATGCTTTTAAATTACAAGGAGAAGTTACATTATCCGATTTAGATTATTTTGACGGAACTAACAAACAAAATTGGTATGTTCGATTACAACTTGAAATCGGAATCTAA
- a CDS encoding S1 RNA-binding domain-containing protein, which produces MLQIGEFNTLKILRDTKVGLFLGSEETQEDDVLLPNKYVPKEFSIGDDLTVFIYLDHEERPVATTLKPYVKLNEFAHLKVNYMNQFGAFLDWGLEKDLFVPFKEQARPMEVGKRYLVYMHLDEKTNRLVASSRTNKYLTNENVDLEPNEEVNILISHITDGGINVIINQKYKGLAYKNEVYTDVKPGMKTVGYIKNIRPDGKIDVMLRKVGVEAIEPSSQIILDELKANRGFLRLTDNSHPEDIKTVLKMSKKNFKKAVGNLYKQKLIEIKEDGIYLV; this is translated from the coding sequence ATGTTACAAATAGGGGAGTTTAATACGTTGAAAATTCTTAGAGATACTAAGGTTGGTTTATTTTTAGGAAGCGAAGAAACACAGGAAGATGATGTTTTGTTGCCTAATAAATATGTTCCAAAAGAATTTTCTATTGGAGATGATTTAACAGTATTTATATATTTAGATCATGAAGAACGTCCTGTTGCAACAACGCTTAAGCCTTATGTTAAACTGAATGAATTTGCACATTTAAAAGTAAATTACATGAATCAGTTTGGTGCTTTTTTAGATTGGGGATTAGAGAAAGATTTATTTGTTCCGTTTAAAGAGCAAGCCCGACCGATGGAAGTTGGAAAACGTTATTTGGTTTACATGCATTTGGATGAAAAAACCAATCGTTTGGTGGCTTCAAGTAGAACCAATAAATATTTGACGAATGAAAATGTTGATTTGGAACCTAACGAAGAAGTAAATATCTTAATTTCTCATATTACAGATGGCGGAATTAACGTTATTATTAATCAAAAGTATAAAGGTTTAGCTTATAAAAATGAAGTGTATACAGATGTAAAACCAGGGATGAAAACCGTTGGTTACATCAAAAATATTCGCCCTGACGGAAAAATTGATGTGATGCTTCGCAAAGTTGGAGTAGAAGCAATTGAACCTTCATCGCAAATTATTTTAGACGAATTAAAAGCCAATCGTGGTTTCTTGCGATTGACAGATAATTCGCATCCAGAAGACATCAAAACGGTGTTGAAAATGAGTAAAAAGAATTTCAAAAAAGCCGTAGGAAATTTATACAAACAAAAGTTAATCGAAATCAAAGAAGACGGAATTTATTTGGTTTAA
- the ygiD gene encoding 4,5-DOPA dioxygenase extradiol — protein sequence MNRKNFITLLSGGIAMASIQPFYNWTKGLVEEEEKMPVLFIGHGSPMNAIEDNEFSKRWQLMGKEIPTPKAVVVISAHWLTKGTLVTAMPNPKTIHDFGGFPQVLFDVQYPAPGNPELASEIQKLITNPAVELDHDWGLDHGTWSVVKHMCPDADIPVLQLSIDYYKPAAYHYELAKQLLSLRKKGILIIGSGNMVHNLRMVAWDKLNESEYGFDWALEMNDIFKNKISNGFHKELIQYEKLHKAATLAIPSPDHYYPLLYILALQTDNDKVEFFNDKAVGGSLTMTSVKIG from the coding sequence ATGAATCGCAAGAATTTCATAACATTACTTTCAGGAGGAATCGCTATGGCAAGTATACAACCGTTTTATAATTGGACAAAAGGATTAGTAGAAGAAGAGGAGAAGATGCCCGTTTTGTTTATTGGACATGGTTCGCCTATGAATGCTATTGAAGATAATGAGTTTTCAAAACGTTGGCAACTGATGGGTAAGGAAATTCCAACACCCAAAGCAGTTGTGGTAATTTCAGCACATTGGTTAACAAAAGGGACATTAGTTACCGCAATGCCAAATCCAAAAACGATTCACGATTTTGGAGGTTTCCCACAAGTATTGTTTGATGTGCAATATCCAGCGCCTGGAAATCCTGAATTAGCTTCAGAAATTCAAAAACTAATTACGAATCCAGCAGTAGAATTAGACCACGATTGGGGATTAGACCACGGCACTTGGTCGGTAGTAAAACACATGTGTCCTGATGCTGATATTCCGGTTTTACAATTAAGTATCGATTATTATAAACCAGCGGCTTATCATTATGAATTAGCAAAACAGTTACTTTCACTTCGCAAAAAAGGAATTTTAATTATCGGAAGCGGTAATATGGTGCATAATTTACGAATGGTAGCTTGGGATAAATTAAACGAATCCGAATACGGATTTGATTGGGCTTTAGAAATGAATGATATCTTCAAAAATAAAATTTCAAATGGTTTTCATAAAGAATTAATTCAATATGAAAAATTACATAAAGCCGCAACATTAGCTATTCCTTCACCCGACCATTATTATCCATTGCTGTACATTTTAGCATTACAAACCGATAATGATAAAGTAGAATTCTTCAACGATAAAGCCGTTGGAGGTTCGTTAACGATGACTTCTGTGAAAATTGGTTAA
- a CDS encoding serine hydrolase domain-containing protein encodes MLNKTLLILLSLLLVNCQNKPDENKESTIKDKEGNVSEYAVNFAPLTTIYKNRMGNEVEAFYEKKFNSKDYSGSFLVAKNGEILYENYSGFAYKEKGDSIKQNTPLHIASVSKVITAVTILKLVDAKKLKLDDLVTSILPEFPHEKTTIRMLLNHRSGLRNYAYFTDDKGVWDKKKTLTNQDILTLLATKNIGLESTPGTRFGYCNTNYALLALIIEKVSKKTYPQVLQELIFDPLGMKNTFVFNDLTKQDNVSQSYKNNYLRLAFEYLDQVYGDKNIYSTPRDLLQFDLALYSDKFLSAAMKEEMFKGYSYERKGTRNYGLGVRMLEFETGQKYFFHNGWWHGNTSSYVTLVKDSVTIIAISNKFSRKPYQTKRLAPKFGDYPFKFNDEEGE; translated from the coding sequence ATGTTGAATAAAACACTCCTCATACTTCTAAGCTTATTACTTGTTAATTGCCAAAACAAACCCGACGAAAACAAAGAATCTACAATTAAAGATAAAGAAGGTAATGTATCAGAATATGCTGTAAATTTCGCTCCGCTCACCACCATTTACAAAAACAGAATGGGAAATGAAGTGGAAGCTTTTTATGAAAAAAAATTTAATAGTAAAGATTACAGTGGTTCTTTCTTAGTAGCTAAGAACGGTGAAATTCTTTATGAAAACTATAGTGGATTTGCCTATAAAGAAAAAGGTGATTCAATAAAACAAAACACACCTTTGCACATTGCTTCTGTGAGTAAAGTAATAACTGCTGTAACAATTTTGAAATTAGTTGATGCTAAAAAACTAAAATTAGACGACTTAGTAACTTCCATTTTGCCAGAATTTCCACACGAAAAAACAACAATAAGAATGTTATTGAATCACAGAAGTGGCTTACGTAATTATGCTTATTTTACTGATGATAAAGGCGTTTGGGATAAAAAGAAAACGCTAACAAATCAAGATATTTTAACCCTTTTAGCTACAAAAAATATTGGCTTAGAATCCACTCCAGGAACCCGTTTTGGTTATTGTAACACTAATTATGCATTACTGGCTTTAATCATTGAAAAAGTATCAAAAAAAACCTATCCTCAAGTGCTTCAAGAATTAATTTTTGATCCATTAGGCATGAAAAACACTTTTGTTTTTAATGATTTAACAAAACAAGACAACGTTAGTCAATCCTATAAAAACAACTATTTACGATTGGCTTTTGAATATTTAGATCAAGTGTATGGCGATAAAAATATTTATTCTACACCTCGCGATTTACTACAATTTGATTTGGCTTTATATTCTGATAAATTTTTGAGTGCAGCAATGAAAGAAGAAATGTTCAAAGGATATAGTTATGAACGTAAAGGAACTAGAAATTATGGATTAGGAGTTCGTATGTTAGAATTTGAAACGGGTCAAAAATACTTCTTTCACAACGGCTGGTGGCATGGAAATACATCATCATATGTTACACTGGTAAAAGATTCGGTTACTATTATTGCAATTTCAAATAAATTCTCCAGAAAACCGTATCAAACCAAGAGATTGGCTCCAAAATTTGGTGATTATCCTTTTAAATTTAATGATGAAGAAGGCGAATAA
- a CDS encoding PH domain-containing protein, whose product MIFKSATSKINLYILIGVIVFMFGMTVPALFDDTIEPFIVILAINLVIFLFLLWTYKTTFYIIKNDSLLWKSGPFNGTIEIKNINKIEHHKGIVVPTIWKPALSHIGLIITYNKYDDIYISPEKSKEFITLLLKTNPNIEIKNTTHVE is encoded by the coding sequence GTGATTTTTAAATCTGCAACAAGTAAAATAAACTTATACATTTTAATAGGGGTAATTGTATTTATGTTTGGAATGACAGTTCCGGCGTTGTTTGACGACACAATCGAACCTTTTATAGTTATTTTAGCAATTAATTTAGTTATTTTTCTATTTTTACTTTGGACTTACAAAACAACATTTTATATTATAAAAAACGACAGCTTACTATGGAAATCTGGTCCATTTAACGGAACAATTGAAATAAAAAACATCAATAAAATTGAACACCATAAAGGAATTGTGGTGCCAACCATTTGGAAACCCGCATTGAGCCATATTGGTTTAATCATTACATACAACAAATATGATGACATATATATTTCTCCAGAAAAAAGCAAAGAATTTATCACCCTTTTATTAAAAACAAATCCTAATATCGAGATTAAGAATACTACTCATGTTGAATAA
- a CDS encoding C1 family peptidase — translation MKNLYIGLLFASGLFTASAQNYEFQDVIDVERLPVISQDITGTCWSFSTSSFLESEIIRLTGKKIDLSEMFQARTTYLAKAENYIMRQGKANFSEGALAHDVLNSVVKNGLVPNSVFDGLNDGELKHNHAEMVAVLEAMLKTYVENPGKKLSPNWKQAINAVLDIYLGSIPTKFEYEGKNYTPKSFAEFTKIKPENYVTLTSFTHEANYKPFILNIPDNFSNGSMFNLPLDEFIANIDHALAKGYSLSLDCDVSEPTFSGKYGIAFIPEKEEDTKTGLAEIITEKNITPEYRQQEFENISTTDDHLMHIVGKVKDQKGNIYYKVKNSWGSDEKKVANGGYVYMSIPYMKLKAISVLLHKDGIQKETKKKLAL, via the coding sequence ATGAAAAACCTATATATCGGATTGCTGTTTGCATCTGGGCTATTTACAGCTTCGGCTCAAAACTATGAATTTCAAGATGTTATTGATGTTGAACGCTTACCTGTGATCTCACAAGATATCACTGGAACATGTTGGAGTTTCTCTACTTCCTCATTTTTAGAATCCGAAATTATTCGCTTGACGGGAAAAAAAATCGACCTTTCGGAGATGTTTCAAGCGAGGACCACTTATTTGGCTAAAGCAGAAAACTACATAATGCGTCAAGGAAAAGCTAATTTTAGTGAAGGTGCTTTAGCACACGATGTATTAAATAGTGTTGTTAAAAATGGTTTGGTTCCGAATAGCGTTTTTGATGGTTTAAACGATGGTGAATTGAAGCATAATCATGCTGAAATGGTGGCCGTTTTAGAAGCCATGTTGAAAACATATGTTGAAAATCCAGGGAAGAAATTATCTCCTAATTGGAAACAAGCCATTAATGCAGTTTTAGACATTTATTTAGGAAGTATTCCAACAAAATTCGAATACGAAGGCAAAAATTACACACCAAAATCATTTGCTGAATTTACTAAAATTAAGCCTGAAAATTATGTTACACTGACTTCGTTTACGCACGAAGCAAATTACAAACCGTTTATTTTGAATATTCCTGATAATTTTTCAAACGGAAGCATGTTTAACTTACCTTTAGATGAATTCATTGCTAACATAGACCATGCATTAGCAAAAGGTTATTCACTTTCATTAGATTGTGATGTTTCTGAACCAACATTTTCAGGAAAATATGGTATTGCTTTTATTCCGGAAAAAGAAGAAGATACTAAAACTGGTTTAGCAGAAATTATTACCGAAAAAAATATCACACCTGAATACCGTCAACAAGAATTTGAAAATATTTCAACTACTGACGACCACTTAATGCATATTGTTGGAAAAGTAAAAGATCAAAAAGGCAATATCTATTATAAAGTAAAAAACTCTTGGGGAAGTGATGAAAAGAAAGTAGCTAATGGAGGTTACGTATATATGAGTATACCTTATATGAAATTAAAAGCAATTTCTGTTCTACTGCACAAAGATGGAATTCAAAAAGAAACGAAAAAAAAATTAGCTTTGTAA
- a CDS encoding 1,4-dihydroxy-2-naphthoyl-CoA synthase: MSTINWKTVKEFEDITYKKCDGVARIAFNRPDVRNAFRPKTTKELIEAFYDAQEDTSIGVVLLSAEGPSSKDGIWSFCSGGDQKARGHQGYVGEDGYHRLNILEVQRMIRFMPKAVICVVPGWAVGGGHSLHVVCDLTLASKEHAIFKQTDADVTSFDGGYGSAYLAKMVGQKKAREIFFLGRNYSAQDAFEMGMVNAVIPHAELEDTAFEWAQEILAKSPTSIKMLKFAMNLTDDGMVGQQVFAGEATRLAYMTDEAKEGRDAFLEKRKPNFEKKYLP; encoded by the coding sequence ATGAGCACAATCAACTGGAAAACGGTAAAAGAATTTGAAGATATAACTTACAAAAAATGCGATGGTGTTGCCCGAATTGCTTTTAATAGACCTGATGTCCGTAATGCTTTTCGTCCTAAAACAACTAAAGAATTAATCGAAGCTTTTTATGATGCGCAAGAAGATACATCAATTGGTGTAGTGTTGCTTTCTGCTGAAGGACCAAGTTCAAAAGACGGCATTTGGAGTTTTTGCAGTGGTGGCGACCAAAAAGCTCGTGGTCATCAAGGTTACGTAGGCGAAGACGGTTACCACAGATTGAACATTTTAGAAGTACAACGTATGATTCGTTTTATGCCAAAAGCTGTGATTTGTGTAGTTCCGGGTTGGGCTGTTGGTGGCGGACATTCGCTTCATGTGGTGTGTGATTTGACGTTAGCAAGTAAAGAACACGCTATTTTTAAACAAACCGATGCGGATGTTACCAGTTTTGATGGTGGTTATGGTTCGGCTTATTTAGCTAAAATGGTAGGGCAAAAGAAAGCTAGAGAAATTTTCTTTTTAGGTAGAAATTACTCCGCGCAAGATGCTTTTGAAATGGGAATGGTAAATGCTGTAATTCCTCATGCTGAATTAGAAGACACAGCTTTTGAATGGGCACAAGAAATTCTAGCAAAATCACCAACGTCTATTAAAATGCTAAAATTTGCTATGAATTTAACCGATGACGGCATGGTAGGACAACAAGTTTTTGCAGGTGAAGCTACACGTTTAGCGTATATGACAGACGAAGCAAAAGAAGGAAGAGATGCGTTTTTAGAAAAACGTAAACCAAATTTTGAAAAGAAATATTTACCTTAA
- a CDS encoding PH domain-containing protein has translation MSKFTNEAIEINELPKFEEVQLKPLQSKYFTVIVINRSIFNLVLLIAFSAFSYFKTELFSNRVWLIMGAVIACMIIFSYVLAKLSFNKKGFAFRTHDAIYKEGLISETTTIIPFNRVQHVALHQGFIARKLGLASIELFTAGGSSSDLEIPGLLLEEAQQIKNMVSQKINPSTEITDTSSPENIILAENETND, from the coding sequence ATGTCAAAATTCACCAATGAAGCGATAGAAATCAATGAATTACCCAAGTTTGAGGAAGTTCAGTTAAAACCCTTACAATCAAAATATTTTACTGTTATTGTTATCAATAGAAGTATTTTTAATTTGGTTTTGTTGATTGCTTTTTCTGCATTTTCGTATTTTAAAACCGAGCTTTTTTCAAACAGAGTTTGGTTAATTATGGGTGCAGTTATCGCTTGTATGATTATATTTTCGTATGTACTTGCAAAACTTAGTTTCAATAAAAAAGGGTTTGCATTTAGAACCCACGATGCTATTTATAAAGAGGGATTAATTTCAGAAACAACCACAATAATTCCGTTTAATCGTGTACAGCATGTGGCTTTACATCAAGGTTTTATTGCCCGAAAATTAGGTTTAGCTTCTATCGAATTGTTCACAGCTGGAGGAAGTAGTTCCGATTTAGAAATCCCAGGTTTGTTATTGGAAGAAGCGCAACAAATAAAAAATATGGTTTCGCAAAAAATCAATCCTTCAACTGAAATAACAGATACTTCATCTCCAGAAAATATAATTCTTGCCGAAAATGAAACCAATGACTAA
- a CDS encoding PH domain-containing protein: MTNFSQPQKQSLLGVVVMFANTLQKSVRAFWPVLLIWLVKFESLNKVMVFGGIAAVIVIIAIISYLQYHFFTFHIDEETNEFIIQKGVLNRTKIAIQLHKIQQVNINQSLIQRLVGVHKLEIDTAGSDKKEASISAISHELATILKERLINHSAVVNTISQENATEETPTSLLKISLISLIKIGFTSNYIKSFALLFVFFTTIMENLRQLPDNDVISEDKVANYFDKFSLYSSIGLGIAIVIALVLIVNLVRTIIKYFDFTIQKNKQSILLSYGLLATKNTLLNPNKVQKITITQNFFQKKLDIITIGVHQASSDAEKVKEKDKIEVPGCTQLESNEILKLLFDKLPQKGALFLPNWRKLAVNLFFLLLLPIVISLLVKLNTDFFTWNEWFIYSTIFTVFSGVLIWFSYKNYKLFVSNDFIIKQNGAWDINNAIIEPFKIQAIETQQFFWQKSTNIGSVTLSTAGGTIRFSTGNYTEIKNLVNYWLYQIETSNKNWM, from the coding sequence ATGACTAATTTTTCGCAACCTCAAAAACAATCGCTTTTAGGCGTGGTGGTCATGTTTGCCAATACGTTACAAAAATCGGTTCGTGCTTTTTGGCCAGTTTTATTGATTTGGTTGGTAAAATTTGAGTCACTAAATAAAGTAATGGTTTTTGGCGGAATTGCAGCGGTTATTGTCATAATTGCAATCATTTCTTATTTGCAATATCATTTTTTTACGTTTCATATTGACGAAGAAACCAATGAATTTATTATTCAAAAAGGCGTTTTAAATCGCACAAAAATCGCTATTCAATTGCATAAAATTCAACAAGTTAACATCAATCAAAGTTTAATTCAACGATTGGTTGGCGTGCATAAATTAGAAATTGACACCGCTGGAAGCGATAAAAAAGAAGCTTCAATTAGCGCCATTTCTCATGAATTAGCAACTATTTTGAAAGAACGATTAATCAATCATTCTGCAGTAGTAAACACCATTTCTCAGGAAAATGCAACAGAAGAAACGCCAACTTCGTTATTAAAAATTAGTTTAATCAGTTTAATTAAAATAGGTTTTACTTCAAATTACATAAAGAGTTTTGCGCTTTTGTTTGTGTTTTTTACAACTATCATGGAGAATTTGAGACAATTGCCAGATAATGATGTGATTAGTGAAGATAAGGTTGCCAATTATTTTGATAAATTTTCACTGTATTCTTCAATTGGGTTGGGTATTGCAATTGTCATTGCTTTGGTTTTGATTGTTAATTTGGTTCGAACTATTATAAAATATTTTGATTTTACGATTCAAAAAAACAAGCAATCTATTTTACTTTCTTACGGATTATTGGCAACAAAAAATACATTACTGAATCCGAACAAAGTTCAAAAAATTACCATTACTCAAAATTTCTTTCAGAAAAAACTTGATATTATCACTATTGGTGTGCATCAAGCTTCAAGTGATGCCGAAAAAGTGAAAGAAAAAGATAAAATTGAAGTGCCAGGTTGTACTCAATTAGAAAGTAATGAAATACTAAAATTACTGTTTGACAAACTTCCTCAAAAAGGAGCATTATTCTTGCCAAATTGGAGAAAATTAGCTGTAAATTTGTTTTTTTTACTCCTGCTTCCAATTGTTATTTCGTTATTGGTAAAGTTAAATACCGATTTTTTTACTTGGAACGAATGGTTTATTTATAGTACAATTTTTACCGTTTTTTCTGGAGTTCTGATATGGTTTTCCTATAAAAACTACAAGCTTTTTGTTTCCAACGATTTTATCATTAAACAAAATGGCGCTTGGGATATTAATAATGCAATTATTGAACCTTTTAAAATTCAAGCTATTGAAACCCAACAATTTTTCTGGCAAAAAAGCACAAATATTGGTTCGGTTACTTTGTCAACTGCTGGTGGAACGATTCGTTTTTCAACAGGAAATTATACCGAAATTAAAAATTTAGTCAATTATTGGTTGTATCAAATAGAAACTTCGAATAAGAATTGGATGTAA